A stretch of the Capsicum annuum cultivar UCD-10X-F1 chromosome 8, UCD10Xv1.1, whole genome shotgun sequence genome encodes the following:
- the LOC107838984 gene encoding ran-binding protein 1 homolog c, with protein MASTTEPKLEKKEVEENPTADDEDTGAQVAPIVRLQEVAVSTGEENEHVLLDLKSKLYRFDKEGSQWKERGVGTVKLLKHKDTGKVRLVMRQSKTLKICANHLVLPTMSIQEHAGNEKSCVWHAADFADGELKEETFCIRFASIENCKVFKDKVEEIAESQQTKSGESEEAGAAATELIEKLSVESKDENDKSEDKEAPAAATEEKEDKKE; from the exons ATGGCAAGCACAACAGAGCCTAAATTGGAGAAGAAAGAAGTAGAAGAAAATCCAACTGCTGACGATGAAGATACTGGTGCACAAGTTGCTCCCATTGTTAGGCTACAAGAAGTTGCTGTCTCCACTGGTGAAGAAAATGAACATGTTCTTCTTGATCT GAAGTCAAAGTTATACCGATTTGATAAGGAAGGGAGTCAATGGAAAGAGAGAGGTGTTGGGACTGTGAAGCTTCTCAAGCACAAGGACACTGGAAAGGTGCGGCTTGTGATGAGACAATCCAAAACACTGAAAATCTGTGCCAACCACTTGG TCCTTCCTACCATGTCGATTCAAGAACATGCTGGGAATGAGAAGTCTTGTGTGTGGCATGCTGCTGATTTTGCTGATGGGGAGCTAAAAGAGGAGACTTTTTGCATTCGTTTTGCTTCAATTGAGA ATTGCAAAGTTTTCAAAGATAAGGTTGAAGAAATCGCTGAATCTCAACAGACGAAATCTGGAGAAAGTGAAGAAGCTGGTGCTGCTGCTACTGAACTAATCGAAAAGCTTAGTGTTGAAAGCAAAGATGAAAACGACAAGTCTGAAGACAAAGAGGCTCCTGCTGCAGCTACAGAGGAAAAGGAAGATAAGAAGGAATAG